From a region of the Streptacidiphilus albus JL83 genome:
- a CDS encoding LysR family transcriptional regulator has protein sequence MVDVRRLGILREVARQGSFARAATALQLTPSAVSQQIAALERSLGVPVVERSTRGVQLTESGRIMVDAAEAVANELADAQCRIGDLTAGRIGTLTVETFTTGGQLLLPGALARLLAELPEVQLSVTETALEASITHVRDGSTDLALAFHFDTAPTPDPALTWTPLVSDPMLAVLPEGHRLAGRAGLRLAELADDPWVMGCITATEMIVQYGAVLGFRPRIVCRSSDYVFAQSLVAAGVGVTLVPQLVLDGPHGPASGIGGTVAVPLRGPAPTRYIAAVTARRRWPQPLVRTLLRALHETVADLPAGREPERARA, from the coding sequence ATGGTTGACGTACGTCGGCTCGGCATCCTGCGCGAGGTCGCCCGGCAGGGCAGCTTCGCCCGCGCCGCCACCGCCCTGCAGCTCACCCCCTCCGCCGTCTCCCAGCAGATCGCCGCGCTGGAGCGCTCGCTGGGCGTGCCGGTGGTCGAGCGGAGCACACGCGGCGTCCAACTCACCGAGTCCGGACGGATCATGGTGGACGCGGCGGAGGCGGTGGCCAACGAACTGGCCGACGCCCAGTGCCGGATCGGCGACCTCACGGCCGGCCGGATCGGCACCCTCACCGTCGAGACCTTCACCACCGGGGGCCAGTTGCTGCTCCCGGGGGCGCTCGCCCGGCTGCTGGCCGAGCTGCCGGAGGTCCAGCTGTCGGTGACCGAGACCGCGCTGGAGGCGAGCATCACCCATGTCCGCGACGGCAGTACGGACCTGGCGCTGGCCTTCCACTTCGACACCGCCCCCACCCCCGATCCCGCGCTGACCTGGACACCGCTGGTGTCCGACCCGATGCTGGCGGTACTGCCCGAGGGCCACCGGCTGGCCGGGCGGGCCGGCCTCCGGCTGGCCGAACTCGCGGACGACCCCTGGGTGATGGGCTGCATCACGGCAACCGAGATGATCGTCCAGTACGGGGCGGTGCTCGGGTTCCGGCCGCGGATCGTCTGCCGCTCCAGCGACTACGTCTTCGCCCAGTCGCTGGTGGCCGCCGGCGTCGGAGTGACCCTGGTGCCGCAACTGGTGCTCGACGGCCCGCACGGGCCGGCCTCGGGCATCGGCGGGACGGTCGCGGTACCGCTGCGCGGCCCGGCCCCGACCCGGTACATCGCCGCCGTCACCGCCCGCCGTCGCTGGCCGCAGCCGCTGGTCCGCACGCTGCTCCGGGCGCTGCACGAGACCGTCGCCGACCTTCCCGCAGGGCGCGAGCCGGAGCGGGCCCGCGCCTGA
- a CDS encoding YciI family protein: MFVVTITYTAPLAQIDELVPAHRDWLDRGYASGLLLASGPQLPRTGGVLLARAASREELDAALAEDPFNRAGAATYQVVRFTAAKTAPELAHLQEQPTG, encoded by the coding sequence ATGTTCGTCGTCACCATCACCTACACCGCGCCGCTGGCGCAGATCGACGAACTGGTCCCCGCGCACCGCGACTGGCTCGACCGCGGCTACGCCTCCGGGCTGCTGCTCGCCTCCGGTCCGCAGCTGCCGAGGACCGGCGGGGTGCTGCTGGCCCGGGCGGCGAGCCGGGAGGAGCTGGACGCCGCCCTCGCCGAGGACCCGTTCAACCGGGCCGGGGCGGCGACCTACCAGGTGGTGCGGTTCACGGCGGCCAAGACCGCGCCCGAACTGGCCCACCTCCAGGAGCAGCCGACCGGCTGA
- a CDS encoding bifunctional 3'-5' exonuclease/DNA polymerase: protein MTPESAPAARVAVVADPDGRGGSLQPLTEGGTPLGAPLRVRDLVAAMAAWEEVPPAGPRWVWAATDELYSRLLPDLPERRLARCHDVKLVEPLLLAQEDRYGEPRSLGAAWARLHGQPVPADLPEGPAAADSDQDSLFAPDRSRLPPGTDPLTALVAVHAEQQRRIAATADPARTRLLCAAESAGGLIAAEMGHDGLPWSAEAHDALLVELLGPRPRGGSQQQPPKLAALVAELQQALGGRPINPDSPAQVLRAFAEQGVSLASTRNWLLRQVDHPAAPLMIQYKELSRIHVAHGWAWREAWVRDGRFRPEYVVGGVVSGRWASRGGGALQIPRIMRGAAVADPGWLLVVADAGQLEPRVLAALSGDPGMIRAGARGDLYAGLAAEAFGGDRARAKLGLLGAMYGQTSGETGQLVAVLRRKFPQAMGLVEAAARTGETGGVVRSRLGRVCPPPSAEWLDRNESAARAGDGLADDAARDSRSRGRFTRNFVIQASAADWALAMIAALRRRLALIPSEVPGDRPRLVFFQHDEVVVHTPAQLADAVREAVSAAGEEARRLVFGDTPVHFPLDTHVAATYLDAKEGTDDEPEDED, encoded by the coding sequence ATGACGCCGGAATCGGCACCGGCGGCGCGGGTCGCCGTCGTCGCTGATCCGGACGGTCGCGGTGGCAGCCTCCAGCCGCTGACCGAGGGCGGGACGCCGCTCGGCGCTCCGCTGCGGGTGCGTGACCTGGTCGCCGCGATGGCTGCATGGGAGGAAGTTCCGCCCGCCGGGCCCCGGTGGGTCTGGGCGGCCACCGACGAGCTGTACTCGCGGCTGCTGCCCGACCTTCCGGAGCGCCGGCTGGCGCGCTGTCACGACGTCAAGCTGGTCGAGCCGCTGCTGCTGGCCCAGGAGGACCGCTACGGCGAGCCGCGTTCCCTGGGCGCGGCCTGGGCGCGACTGCACGGGCAGCCCGTCCCGGCCGACCTCCCCGAGGGACCGGCCGCCGCCGACAGCGACCAGGACTCCCTCTTCGCCCCCGACCGCAGTCGGCTGCCGCCCGGGACCGACCCGCTGACCGCCCTGGTCGCCGTCCACGCCGAGCAGCAGCGCCGGATCGCCGCGACGGCCGACCCGGCCCGGACGCGGCTGCTGTGCGCGGCGGAGTCGGCCGGTGGGCTGATCGCGGCGGAGATGGGCCACGACGGGCTGCCGTGGAGCGCCGAGGCGCACGACGCGCTGCTGGTCGAGTTGCTCGGCCCGCGACCGCGCGGCGGTAGCCAGCAGCAGCCGCCGAAGCTGGCCGCGCTGGTCGCCGAACTCCAGCAGGCGCTCGGCGGTCGCCCGATCAATCCCGACTCCCCGGCCCAGGTGCTGCGTGCCTTCGCCGAGCAGGGGGTGAGCCTGGCCTCGACCCGCAACTGGCTGCTGCGGCAGGTGGACCATCCGGCCGCTCCGCTGATGATCCAGTACAAGGAGCTGTCGCGGATCCATGTCGCGCACGGCTGGGCCTGGCGAGAGGCCTGGGTGCGGGACGGCCGGTTCCGTCCCGAGTACGTCGTCGGCGGCGTGGTGTCGGGACGGTGGGCGAGCCGGGGCGGCGGTGCGCTGCAGATTCCGCGGATCATGCGCGGCGCGGCGGTGGCCGATCCGGGCTGGCTGCTGGTGGTCGCGGACGCGGGCCAGTTGGAGCCCCGGGTCCTGGCTGCGCTCTCCGGGGACCCGGGCATGATCAGGGCCGGGGCTCGGGGCGACCTCTACGCGGGGCTGGCGGCCGAGGCCTTCGGCGGTGACCGGGCCCGGGCCAAGCTGGGACTGCTCGGTGCGATGTACGGGCAGACCAGCGGTGAGACCGGCCAGTTGGTCGCGGTGCTGCGGCGCAAGTTCCCGCAGGCCATGGGCCTGGTGGAGGCCGCCGCCCGGACCGGTGAGACCGGTGGGGTGGTCCGCTCCCGACTGGGCCGGGTCTGCCCGCCGCCGTCGGCCGAATGGCTCGACCGGAACGAGAGCGCGGCCCGCGCGGGCGACGGTCTCGCCGACGACGCCGCCCGCGACAGCCGCTCGCGCGGTCGCTTCACCCGCAACTTCGTGATCCAGGCGAGCGCGGCCGACTGGGCGCTGGCGATGATCGCGGCGCTGCGCCGACGGCTCGCGCTGATCCCCTCCGAGGTCCCCGGCGACCGGCCGCGCCTGGTCTTCTTCCAGCACGACGAGGTGGTCGTGCACACACCCGCGCAGCTGGCCGACGCGGTCCGGGAGGCGGTGTCGGCAGCCGGTGAGGAGGCCCGCCGGCTGGTCTTCGGTGACACCCCGGTCCATTTCCCGCTGGACACCCATGTCGCCGCCACCTACCTCGATGCCAAGGAGGGCACGGACGACGAGCCGGAGGACGAGGACTGA
- a CDS encoding DNA polymerase III subunit beta family protein — protein sequence MENEMHSIGELARRSGLTVSALRFYDGAGVLVPAWVDPSSGYRWYAAAQLAEARLLARLRRVQLPLADIRMVLAGWAAADPSLVRKVLDEHLLRLEDGLADARRELSTVRELLALREIPMNTTTASAVRTRLTLSGAELAAALASVRFAVGTDPEFPMLAGVLLDITVGEPDGAGELRTVATDRYRMALSAAAVSSAEGPSVQVLVPATLIDSMRALLGAGTGADTSRGADTSAVLTVEGERITLEVGESRTAGLRIEADFPDYRRLSRLAAGRRVTVDVAALRTALVEGGTRNAEREQDGVAYAVSVLRLTAEGTVSVLDEATGAPGAPVAHGSDGRDGSDGGDGGYDSAQWVGVNREFLLDALAVSGRDQLVLELGGPITPLALRLPEREDTFSLLMPVRLEA from the coding sequence GTGGAGAACGAGATGCACAGCATCGGTGAACTGGCCCGCCGCAGCGGTCTGACCGTCAGCGCCCTGCGCTTCTACGACGGTGCCGGGGTACTGGTCCCGGCCTGGGTGGACCCGTCCAGCGGCTACCGCTGGTACGCGGCCGCGCAGCTTGCGGAGGCGCGGCTGCTGGCCCGGCTGCGCCGGGTCCAGCTTCCGCTGGCGGACATCAGGATGGTCCTCGCCGGCTGGGCCGCTGCGGACCCGTCGCTCGTCCGCAAGGTGCTCGACGAGCACCTGCTGCGGCTGGAGGACGGCCTGGCCGATGCGCGCCGCGAACTCTCCACGGTCCGAGAGCTACTCGCCCTGAGGGAGATCCCCATGAACACGACCACCGCATCCGCCGTCCGTACCCGGCTCACCCTGTCCGGGGCGGAACTGGCGGCAGCGCTGGCCTCCGTCCGCTTCGCCGTCGGCACCGACCCGGAGTTCCCGATGCTCGCCGGTGTGCTGCTGGACATCACGGTCGGCGAGCCGGACGGTGCCGGTGAGCTGCGCACCGTGGCCACCGACCGCTACCGGATGGCCCTCTCCGCCGCCGCGGTCAGCTCCGCCGAGGGGCCGTCGGTGCAGGTCCTCGTCCCGGCCACGCTGATCGACTCTATGCGTGCCCTGCTCGGCGCGGGCACGGGGGCGGATACGAGCAGGGGCGCGGACACGAGCGCGGTGCTGACGGTCGAGGGCGAGCGGATCACCCTGGAGGTCGGCGAGAGCCGGACCGCCGGGCTGAGGATCGAAGCCGACTTCCCCGACTACCGACGGCTCTCCCGACTGGCCGCCGGGCGCCGGGTCACGGTGGACGTGGCGGCCCTGCGCACGGCGCTGGTCGAGGGCGGTACCCGGAACGCGGAGCGGGAGCAGGACGGCGTCGCCTACGCGGTCTCGGTGCTCCGCCTCACTGCGGAGGGCACCGTCTCGGTGCTCGACGAGGCCACCGGCGCTCCCGGCGCCCCCGTTGCCCACGGCAGTGACGGCCGTGACGGCAGTGACGGGGGCGACGGCGGGTACGACTCCGCCCAGTGGGTCGGCGTGAACCGGGAGTTCCTGCTGGACGCGCTCGCGGTGAGCGGACGGGACCAGTTGGTGCTGGAGCTCGGCGGCCCGATCACCCCGCTCGCGCTCCGTCTGCCGGAGCGCGAGGACACCTTCTCGCTGCTGATGCCGGTGCGCCTGGAGGCGTGA
- a CDS encoding acyl-CoA thioesterase yields the protein MRHIYACPLRWSDMDAFGHVNNVVFLRYLEEARIDFTFTNAGEAGEKAFSEGSVVARHEIDYLRPLVYRPTPVTIETWLTQLRNASFTVSYEIKDGDTVYVRASTVVVPYDLAAGRPRRLTVGERAFLSDYLDSAAVAA from the coding sequence ATCCGTCACATATACGCCTGCCCCCTGCGCTGGTCCGACATGGACGCGTTCGGGCACGTCAACAACGTGGTCTTCCTCCGGTACCTGGAAGAGGCGCGGATCGACTTCACGTTCACCAATGCCGGCGAGGCCGGGGAGAAGGCGTTCTCCGAGGGCTCGGTGGTGGCCCGCCACGAGATCGACTACCTCCGGCCGCTGGTCTACCGGCCGACGCCGGTGACCATCGAGACCTGGCTGACCCAGCTCCGCAACGCCTCTTTCACGGTCTCCTACGAGATCAAGGACGGGGACACGGTGTACGTCCGTGCCTCGACCGTGGTCGTGCCCTACGACCTGGCGGCCGGACGCCCGCGGCGGCTCACCGTCGGTGAGCGCGCCTTCCTGTCCGACTACCTGGACAGCGCAGCGGTCGCCGCGTGA
- the ettA gene encoding energy-dependent translational throttle protein EttA encodes MAEYIYTMRKARKAHGDKVILDDVTLSFLPGAKIGVVGPNGAGKSTVLKIMAGLEQPSNGDAFLSPGYSVGMLLQEPPLDETKTVLENVEDGVKEVKAKLNRFNEIAELMATDYSDALLEEMGTLQDELDHANAWDLDAQLEQAMDALGCPPGDWPVNNLSGGEKRRVALCKLLLEAPDLLLLDEPTNHLDAESVQWLEQHLEKYAGTVVAVTHDRYFLDNVAEWILELDRGRAFPYEGNYSTYLETKATRLKVEGQKDAKRAKRLKEELEWVRSNAKGRQAKSKARLARYEEMAAEADKMRKLDFEEIQIPPGPRLGSIVVEVNNLSKSFGDKMLVDDLSFTLPRNGIVGVIGPNGAGKTTLFKMLLGLEEPDSGTVRIGETVKVSYVDQSRSNIDPKKTLWAVVSDELDYINVGQVEMPSRAYVSAFGFKGPDQQKPAGILSGGERNRLNLALTLKVGGNLLLLDEPTNDLDVETLGSLENALLEFPGCAVVISHDRWFLDRVATHILAYEGESKWYWFEGNYESYEKNKVERLGADAARPHRATYKKLTRG; translated from the coding sequence TTGGCTGAGTACATCTACACCATGCGCAAGGCACGGAAGGCTCACGGCGACAAGGTCATCCTTGACGACGTGACGCTCAGCTTCCTGCCTGGGGCAAAGATCGGCGTCGTGGGCCCCAACGGCGCCGGTAAGTCCACTGTTCTGAAGATCATGGCCGGACTGGAGCAGCCCTCCAACGGCGATGCCTTCCTCTCTCCCGGCTACTCGGTCGGCATGCTCCTCCAGGAGCCGCCGCTCGACGAGACCAAGACCGTGCTGGAGAACGTCGAGGACGGGGTCAAGGAGGTCAAGGCGAAGCTCAACCGCTTCAACGAGATCGCCGAGCTCATGGCGACCGACTACTCGGACGCGCTGCTCGAAGAGATGGGCACGCTCCAGGACGAGCTCGACCACGCCAACGCCTGGGACCTCGACGCCCAGCTCGAACAGGCCATGGACGCCCTCGGCTGCCCCCCCGGCGACTGGCCGGTGAACAACCTCTCCGGTGGTGAGAAGCGCCGCGTCGCGCTCTGCAAGCTGCTGCTTGAGGCCCCCGACCTGCTCCTCCTCGACGAGCCCACCAACCACCTGGACGCCGAGTCGGTCCAGTGGCTGGAGCAGCACCTGGAGAAGTACGCCGGCACCGTCGTCGCCGTCACCCACGACCGGTACTTCCTGGACAACGTGGCCGAGTGGATCCTGGAGCTCGACCGCGGCCGCGCCTTCCCCTACGAGGGCAACTACTCCACCTACCTGGAGACCAAGGCGACCCGCCTCAAGGTCGAGGGCCAGAAGGACGCCAAGCGCGCCAAGCGGCTCAAGGAAGAGCTGGAGTGGGTCCGCTCCAACGCCAAGGGCCGCCAGGCCAAGTCGAAGGCCCGTCTCGCCCGCTACGAGGAGATGGCGGCCGAGGCCGACAAGATGCGGAAACTGGACTTCGAGGAGATCCAGATCCCGCCGGGCCCGCGCCTCGGCAGCATCGTCGTCGAGGTGAACAACCTCTCGAAGTCCTTCGGCGACAAGATGCTGGTCGACGACCTGAGCTTCACCCTGCCCCGCAACGGCATCGTCGGCGTCATCGGCCCGAACGGCGCCGGCAAGACGACCCTGTTCAAGATGCTGCTCGGCCTGGAGGAGCCCGACTCCGGTACGGTCCGGATCGGCGAGACGGTCAAGGTCTCCTACGTGGACCAGAGCCGCTCCAACATCGACCCGAAGAAGACGCTGTGGGCCGTCGTCTCCGACGAGCTGGACTACATCAACGTCGGTCAGGTCGAGATGCCGTCCCGCGCCTATGTCTCGGCCTTCGGCTTCAAGGGCCCGGACCAGCAGAAGCCGGCCGGCATCCTCTCCGGCGGTGAGCGCAACCGGCTGAACCTGGCCCTCACGCTCAAGGTCGGCGGGAACCTGCTCCTCCTCGACGAGCCGACCAACGACCTGGACGTCGAGACCCTCGGCTCGCTGGAGAACGCGCTGCTGGAGTTCCCCGGCTGCGCCGTGGTCATCTCCCACGACCGGTGGTTCCTGGACCGGGTCGCCACCCACATCCTCGCCTACGAGGGCGAGTCCAAGTGGTACTGGTTCGAGGGCAACTACGAGTCCTACGAGAAGAACAAGGTCGAGCGTCTGGGCGCCGATGCGGCTCGTCCGCACCGTGCCACCTACAAGAAGCTCACCCGCGGCTGA
- a CDS encoding single-stranded DNA-binding protein, translating into MNGTMVTLVGSVASEVKYSTTIGGVPVANFRLAAVDRRYDRQRQLWIEGDTSLFVVWCWRWLAENVLGSVGRGDPLLVTGRLRVRELDNGAGQAKGALAEIEAAAIGHDLSRGTSAFRRTVRGRPELVATAADRQASTQRASGAAATGSTAAAMAVGVGDCAGRSVDVGDGAGAGAGTGGGVCGERAG; encoded by the coding sequence GGTGACTCTGGTGGGCAGCGTGGCCTCCGAGGTGAAGTACTCCACGACGATCGGCGGGGTGCCGGTGGCCAATTTCCGGCTGGCGGCCGTCGACCGGCGGTACGACCGGCAGCGACAGCTGTGGATCGAGGGGGACACCAGCCTGTTCGTCGTGTGGTGCTGGCGCTGGCTCGCCGAGAACGTCCTCGGCTCGGTGGGCCGGGGGGATCCGCTGCTGGTCACCGGTCGGCTGCGGGTCCGTGAGCTGGACAACGGTGCAGGTCAGGCCAAGGGTGCGCTGGCCGAGATCGAGGCCGCGGCCATCGGGCACGACCTGTCCCGGGGGACGTCGGCCTTCCGACGAACCGTGCGCGGGCGGCCCGAGCTGGTGGCCACGGCGGCGGATCGCCAGGCGAGTACGCAGCGTGCCTCGGGCGCGGCGGCGACCGGGTCGACGGCGGCCGCGATGGCGGTGGGGGTGGGTGATTGCGCCGGCCGGTCCGTCGATGTGGGCGATGGAGCCGGCGCGGGGGCCGGGACGGGCGGCGGTGTCTGCGGCGAGCGGGCCGGCTGA